From a region of the Panicum virgatum strain AP13 chromosome 2K, P.virgatum_v5, whole genome shotgun sequence genome:
- the LOC120695808 gene encoding indole-3-acetic acid-induced protein ARG7-like: MAEKKLAAEKARKPGLITKTLGRCRSARRSKQPPAPEGCFTVCVGAGRQRFAVRTERVNHPLFRALLEEAEEAFGYATAGPLALPCDADAFVRVLERIEEEEEAAAGEAAAAAAAVARCGLVRGHSAYRLLAPGRQLLVGRS, translated from the coding sequence ATGGCTGAGAAGAAGCTGGCCGCGGAGAAAGCGAGGAAGCCGGGGCTCATCACCAAGACGCTGGGCCGGTGCcggagcgcgcggcggagcaagcagccgccggcgccggagggcTGCTTCACGGTGTGCGTCGGCGCGGGGCGGCAGCGCTTCGCGGTCCGGACGGAGCGCGTCAACCACCCGCTGTTCCGGGcgctgctggaggaggccgaggaggcgtTCGGGTACGCGACCGCGGGCCCGCTCGCGCTGCCCTGCGACGCCGACGCCTTCGTGCGGGTGCTGGAGCggatcgaggaggaggaggaggctgctgctggcgaggcggcggcggcggcggcggccgtggcgaggTGCGGCCTCGTCAGGGGCCACTCCGCGTACCGGCTGCTCGCCCCCGGCCGGCAGCTCCTCGTCGGCCGGTCGTAG